In a single window of the Aminomonas paucivorans DSM 12260 genome:
- the malQ gene encoding 4-alpha-glucanotransferase: protein MFSRRRKGVLLHVTSLPGPYGVGDLGPRARGFARTLGDRGWSVWQVLPLGPVEGAFGFSPYASPSAFALNPLLVSPEDLREEGWIDEGEEAAARIAPARPDRAELERSVRAKNRLLAAAWDRARRDGRFREDRERFADEASGWLRDWCRFVALKERFGGVPWTDWPEALRDRSLEALAALDRDGSAGERMAFEGFVQFLAHRQLDRLKGHCAGAGVHLFGDLPIYVAADGADAWAHRELFQLDASGRPVEVAGVPPDYFSETGQRWGNPLFRWDVLEAQGFRWWVDRLRWTLRGLDTVRIDHFRGFCGYWAIPAGEATAVKGCWRPGPGKAFFDALHAAFGVPPVEDLPPGVPSPLPLVAEDLGVITEDVIALMHRYRLPGMRVLQFAFGGDGDNPHLPPNHEPLGVVYTGTHDNNTARGWWTSDATGEEKRALFDYLGRPVGAEEVPRELTRLALQSPSRLAVVPLQDLQGLPGSARMNRPASKGGNWAWRARSLEFPG, encoded by the coding sequence GCGACGCAAGGGCGTGCTGCTTCACGTGACCTCTCTGCCCGGCCCCTACGGGGTGGGGGATCTGGGGCCCCGAGCCCGGGGGTTCGCCCGGACCCTGGGGGACCGGGGCTGGTCGGTCTGGCAGGTGTTGCCCCTGGGGCCCGTGGAGGGGGCCTTCGGGTTCAGCCCCTACGCCTCCCCCAGCGCCTTCGCCCTGAACCCCCTCCTCGTCTCCCCGGAAGACCTCCGGGAAGAGGGATGGATCGACGAGGGGGAGGAGGCCGCCGCCCGGATCGCCCCGGCCCGGCCGGACCGGGCGGAGCTGGAACGATCGGTCCGCGCCAAGAACCGTCTGCTGGCCGCCGCCTGGGACCGGGCCCGACGGGACGGGCGCTTCCGGGAGGACCGGGAGCGTTTCGCCGACGAGGCCTCGGGGTGGCTGCGGGACTGGTGCCGCTTCGTGGCCCTGAAGGAGCGGTTCGGCGGGGTTCCCTGGACCGATTGGCCCGAGGCTCTGCGGGACCGCAGCCTCGAGGCCCTTGCGGCGCTGGACCGGGACGGCTCGGCGGGGGAACGGATGGCCTTCGAGGGGTTCGTCCAGTTTCTGGCCCACCGGCAGCTGGACCGCCTGAAGGGGCACTGTGCCGGGGCGGGGGTGCACCTCTTCGGGGACCTGCCCATCTACGTGGCCGCCGACGGGGCGGACGCCTGGGCCCACCGGGAGCTTTTTCAGCTGGATGCGTCCGGTCGGCCCGTGGAGGTGGCGGGGGTGCCGCCGGACTACTTCAGCGAGACGGGACAACGGTGGGGCAACCCCTTGTTCCGGTGGGACGTCCTGGAGGCCCAGGGCTTCCGCTGGTGGGTGGACCGGCTGCGCTGGACCCTGCGGGGGCTGGACACGGTGCGCATCGACCACTTCCGGGGGTTCTGCGGCTACTGGGCCATCCCGGCGGGGGAGGCCACGGCGGTGAAGGGGTGTTGGCGCCCCGGTCCGGGGAAGGCCTTCTTCGACGCCCTCCACGCCGCCTTCGGGGTTCCTCCCGTGGAGGACCTGCCCCCCGGCGTTCCCTCCCCCCTGCCCCTGGTGGCGGAGGACCTGGGGGTCATCACGGAGGACGTGATCGCCCTGATGCACCGCTACCGTCTGCCGGGGATGCGGGTGCTCCAGTTCGCCTTCGGGGGCGACGGGGACAACCCCCACCTTCCCCCGAACCACGAGCCCCTGGGGGTGGTCTACACGGGGACCCACGACAACAACACCGCCCGGGGCTGGTGGACCTCCGACGCCACGGGGGAGGAGAAACGGGCCCTCTTCGACTACCTGGGGCGCCCCGTGGGGGCGGAGGAGGTGCCGCGGGAGCTGACCCGGTTGGCCCTCCAGTCCCCATCCCGCCTGGCGGTGGTGCCGCTTCAGGATCTCCAGGGCCTCCCCGGTTCGGCCCGGATGAACCGTCCGGCGTCGAAGGGGGGCAACTGGGCCTGGCGGGCCCGGAGCCTGGAGTTTCCGGGATAG